Proteins from a single region of Urocitellus parryii isolate mUroPar1 chromosome 4, mUroPar1.hap1, whole genome shotgun sequence:
- the Zdhhc12 gene encoding palmitoyltransferase ZDHHC12 isoform X1, which translates to MAPWALLSPGVLVRTGHTVLTWGITLVLFLHDTELRQWEEQGELLLPLTFLFLVLGSLLLYLAVSLMDPGYVNTQPQPQEPKEEQTAMVPQGIALRRCRYCLVLQPLRARHCRDCRRCVRRYDHHCPWMENCVGERNHPLFVAYLALQLVVLLWGLYLAWSGLQFFQPWGLWLRSRGLLFATFLLLSFFSLVAGLLLASHLYLVASNTTTWEFISSHRIAYLRQRTSNPFNRGLTRNLAHFFCGWPSGSWETLWAEEEVEEGSSQAV; encoded by the exons ATGGCGCCCTGGGCGCTCCTCAGCCCTGGGGTCCTGGTGCGAACCGGCCACACCGTGCTGACCTGGGGGATCACGCTGGTGCTTTTCCTGCACGATACCG AGCTGCGGCAATGGGAAGAGCAGGGGGAGCTGCTCCTGCCCCTTACCTTCCTGTTCCTGGTGCTGGGCTCCCTGCTGCTCTACCTGGCTGTGTCGCTTATGGATCCTGGCTATGTGAatactcagccccagccccag GAGCCCAAGGAGGAACAGACAGCCATGGTTCCACAGGGGATTGCCCTTCGACGCTGCAGATACTGCCTGGTGCTG CAGCCCCTGCGGGCCCGACACTGTCGTGATTGTCGCCGCTGCGTCCGCCGCTATGACCATCACTGTCCCTGGATGGAGAACTGTGTGGGGGAACGCAATCACCCGCTCTTCGTGGCCTACCTGGCACTGCAGCTGGTGGTTCTTCTGTGGGGCCTGTACCTGGCATG GTCTGGCCTCCAGTTCTTCCAGCCCTGGGGGCTGTGGCTGCGGTCCAGGGGCCTTCTGTTTGCCACCTTCCTGCTGCTGTCCTTCTTCTCACTGGTGGCTGGCCTACTCCTGGCCTCACACCTCTATCTGGTGGCCAGCAACACCACCACCTGGGAGTTCATCTCCTCACACCGTATTGCCTACCTCCGCCAGCGCACCAGCAACCCTTTCAACCGTGGCCTGACCCGCAACCTGGCCCATTTCTTCTGTGGATGGCCCTCAGGGTCCTGGGAGACCCTCTGGgctgaggaggaagtggaggagggcAGCAGCCAGGCTGTTTAG
- the Zdhhc12 gene encoding palmitoyltransferase ZDHHC12 isoform X2, with amino-acid sequence MAPWALLSPGVLVRTGHTVLTWGITLVLFLHDTELRQWEEQGELLLPLTFLFLVLGSLLLYLAVSLMDPGYVNTQPQPQEPKEEQTAMVPQGIALRRCRYCLVLQPLRARHCRDCRRCVRRYDHHCPWMENCVGERNHPLFVAYLALQLVVLLWGLYLACQGSLVPVPVLQVWPPVLPALGAVAAVQGPSVCHLPAAVLLLTGGWPTPGLTPLSGGQQHHHLGVHLLTPYCLPPPAHQQPFQPWPDPQPGPFLLWMALRVLGDPLG; translated from the exons ATGGCGCCCTGGGCGCTCCTCAGCCCTGGGGTCCTGGTGCGAACCGGCCACACCGTGCTGACCTGGGGGATCACGCTGGTGCTTTTCCTGCACGATACCG AGCTGCGGCAATGGGAAGAGCAGGGGGAGCTGCTCCTGCCCCTTACCTTCCTGTTCCTGGTGCTGGGCTCCCTGCTGCTCTACCTGGCTGTGTCGCTTATGGATCCTGGCTATGTGAatactcagccccagccccag GAGCCCAAGGAGGAACAGACAGCCATGGTTCCACAGGGGATTGCCCTTCGACGCTGCAGATACTGCCTGGTGCTG CAGCCCCTGCGGGCCCGACACTGTCGTGATTGTCGCCGCTGCGTCCGCCGCTATGACCATCACTGTCCCTGGATGGAGAACTGTGTGGGGGAACGCAATCACCCGCTCTTCGTGGCCTACCTGGCACTGCAGCTGGTGGTTCTTCTGTGGGGCCTGTACCTGGCATG ccagggctccctgg tccctgtccctgtcctgcaGGTCTGGCCTCCAGTTCTTCCAGCCCTGGGGGCTGTGGCTGCGGTCCAGGGGCCTTCTGTTTGCCACCTTCCTGCTGCTGTCCTTCTTCTCACTGGTGGCTGGCCTACTCCTGGCCTCACACCTCTATCTGGTGGCCAGCAACACCACCACCTGGGAGTTCATCTCCTCACACCGTATTGCCTACCTCCGCCAGCGCACCAGCAACCCTTTCAACCGTGGCCTGACCCGCAACCTGGCCCATTTCTTCTGTGGATGGCCCTCAGGGTCCTGGGAGACCCTCTGGgctga
- the Zdhhc12 gene encoding palmitoyltransferase ZDHHC12 isoform X3: MAPWALLSPGVLVRTGHTVLTWGITLVLFLHDTELRQWEEQGELLLPLTFLFLVLGSLLLYLAVSLMDPGYVNTQPQPQEPKEEQTAMVPQGIALRRCRYCLVLQPLRARHCRDCRRCVRRYDHHCPWMENCVGERNHPLFVAYLALQLVVLLWGLYLACPGGCGCGPGAFCLPPSCCCPSSHWWLAYSWPHTSIWWPATPPPGSSSPHTVLPTSASAPATLSTVA, from the exons ATGGCGCCCTGGGCGCTCCTCAGCCCTGGGGTCCTGGTGCGAACCGGCCACACCGTGCTGACCTGGGGGATCACGCTGGTGCTTTTCCTGCACGATACCG AGCTGCGGCAATGGGAAGAGCAGGGGGAGCTGCTCCTGCCCCTTACCTTCCTGTTCCTGGTGCTGGGCTCCCTGCTGCTCTACCTGGCTGTGTCGCTTATGGATCCTGGCTATGTGAatactcagccccagccccag GAGCCCAAGGAGGAACAGACAGCCATGGTTCCACAGGGGATTGCCCTTCGACGCTGCAGATACTGCCTGGTGCTG CAGCCCCTGCGGGCCCGACACTGTCGTGATTGTCGCCGCTGCGTCCGCCGCTATGACCATCACTGTCCCTGGATGGAGAACTGTGTGGGGGAACGCAATCACCCGCTCTTCGTGGCCTACCTGGCACTGCAGCTGGTGGTTCTTCTGTGGGGCCTGTACCTGGCATG CCCTGGGGGCTGTGGCTGCGGTCCAGGGGCCTTCTGTTTGCCACCTTCCTGCTGCTGTCCTTCTTCTCACTGGTGGCTGGCCTACTCCTGGCCTCACACCTCTATCTGGTGGCCAGCAACACCACCACCTGGGAGTTCATCTCCTCACACCGTATTGCCTACCTCCGCCAGCGCACCAGCAACCCTTTCAACCGTGGCCTGA